Proteins encoded in a region of the Anopheles ziemanni chromosome 2, idAnoZiCoDA_A2_x.2, whole genome shotgun sequence genome:
- the LOC131294246 gene encoding uncharacterized protein LOC131294246, translated as MNESDSFRKGFMTELQVVTVKIVKKMYEFRETTYINLKVACDTVALVKYTPRTGHQTPSAGQQRSESAPRPDEHCSSPTLSFAGQFDIGPEISTTVGANYKLAEHDVTNVRSVSVRPTDTGLPVYIVARLENNKLTLTTSDQFANFEKLDEKLVFFNVVVFNCQSGTVREMTYRQNILEENNYDPLFSREVYDIKVPLPLPRDFNLIQFVDDGKGIVANDYDITKNTVTFSIDENDYFTVSSSRGSSRTEFIGNLITKQTLTKIQPISLQIYAEDEWNPPRKSQARLTISGDPVIVYITPPEFEQSLYKISYKLGNTFEPIRVNLVAGSYDTTVQYLLSGDDSTYFTVTPTADRGSATLTLRSGTQVDKTKTILSVTVSATRTGTDSIGRTALVVDVASDLAFEQTLYTGSISTERVISLDAAIRLIPSAGVGTVTVQLTGDDAKYFAATLTNNQVSITRSALLTDAVVKEKYFFLVGIQAEKASVDVGETLLVLSVAKTNLQVPQFEQPVYEGTVTEAGVVSVPTVKISSDSLVSGLTFSYTGDVDLFSITASPTTGTISIVPNGITPEKLADKSYLLVTVTGKLGDVDAAHAVIVMRVVRAAIVLPKFSKPYLEGQLLEKTLELRVPNVELAVTSFSTSTEIKLTDALGFFAIQEFFPPNVFQVFLRGNVTSESLRGIDRIPLTVEAKNPNSEAVYCVITVDVVRVTPPAFERLIYEGVIDDSKLLVESITAKLTSETLDETVQYSLDGTDAAYFLLDSTTTDGVSVKLRAALTDSEFESRDMFQFSLKATKQLAASDAIVPVVVYIKRPLVKIPKFEKPLYKSRVNSELQLVPFETIVLEPGTYLNTATISIQNSNSDLFGVTLQQQGVVTIRLLKELDQATVNGLDRFEFILECTNPAMASGFATIVIDIDRAVDPEFTQFFYTGEVQQGAKEIVFDRNIMLRSETISTGTTYNIQGVDSALVRYVVSSTDQTLGFFLRDEVTVEQLKTRSDLSFAVVATNPRSNKPAVTSCSVKINREPQPSFTQSSFQGKIVEGQTLVNFGDAPIAWEPDTVTAATIFTIVSSSPADFFEVAVTEDLRTATVRLRSEVRWDQVRSHLYFKLVLQAVTPGAQAAECTLLVEVENQPTITPAFTKSIYRGSLQQGTKEVIFSAAETITVKADTMMETFQYVTSSEDDAALFDVALVDGNKLKVSLKEAVDASSIEGRDLLSFNININNQYSAVDTATVVITIKLDDIISPTFGKLLYSGAITEGTQELRLEETIQLSVGTYTDNTEVGIGGADAKYFTLTRTGARIEMTLVGSLDWSELTSTGPGGYLSVYIQATNPGSDTATAFVLIDIEQIQQPQFAQAAVHGHLEGGSLEVIFIDGSELKIVSGSTEPGLQWNLAGDDYLLFDGSLNDDLFKFRLKDTVTAAQLGSRTLFQFSVTLKNPNSGTVEASVIVNRKLPTPLFTKPVYYGAFDGDLRLSLVDVVELTEGSFTFGTLITAVETNVDFLAVEQSERRVEMALTRALTLDDFRGLQVVHVALEARINDDVKGTCSVLLTVPEGTPCVPLPPIVDCTSCYNCTTGGVEDDVPVFPYGNFRYQLRRDTRGPIGSVTATAKDPSAIVEHQLEITDEYLKTFISITPEGTLSLLQPIVPNVYSFLVHATNTVARKQSSASVLLNVLNAYECTEGDKQVTVDQSLYVQHLDEERAHTTIFPTQLDTACTYELLSEHPTGVLQPYFYIDTETNWLASRSFDRENRELFGDMMVPQFRLQLQLRCDTERQQTATRSLVKRSLVETESINYAPDLTVISIIVDDINDNDPVFVQPPDASGGTIHLGYPEPSLATRLMLAQLTRIQATDVDEGLNAKIRYSLVDSAGHFVVDPEEGLVYPTSDALRETNEVEIVAIATDRDGASDGRSTRLPMVVHRLASDQIAIVSYTLIGGTTWQDLVDQINRQDNFKVQLLHQAYVPSSEPSQTERRSARQALESRRPLRLVVYAFDNNNQPMDTDSIRSGIRRAVPSIDDTAIVSFGEAVCSTDPNYCADGLSGSNVGLIASTSVLGALFAISLAIGSVLYVRYVRPLSKNANSDPSDVEQLENDFDPSPPSTPPAKREQEPTILEEVQGQDRKISINIAGITMQESVDDHGEPHRLARTLTDRLEEEDEYGASSSDTFGSAIPSSEPKNVKFNEVVERIEVQEHHSDNEDNDDDDGGGDDAIYEERL; from the exons ATGAATGAGTCTGATTCTTTCCGCAAGGGATTCATGACTGAATTACAAGTCGTAACTGTAAAG ATCGTGAAGAAGATGTACGAGTTCCGGGAGACGACCTACATTAACTTAAAGGTCGCATGTGACACCGTAGCACTAGTAAAATAT ACTCCTCGAACTGGCCACCAGACACCGTCAGCTGGACAACAAAGGAGCGAAAGCGCCCCCCGGCCTGACGAAC ACTGTAGTTCGCCAACGCTATCCTTCGCCGGTCAATTCGACATCGGACCGGAGATATCGACCACCGTCGGGGCCAACTACAAGCTTGCCGAGCATGACGTGACCAACGTGCGGTCCGTGAGCGTCCGCCCAACCGACACCGGCCTGCCGGTGTACATCGTGGCAAGGCTGGAGAACAACAAGCTGACGCTGACGACCAGCGACCAGTTCGCCAACTTCGAGAAGCTGGACGAAAAGCTGGTGTTTTTCAACGTGGTCGTCTTCAACTGCCAGTCCGGCACGGTGCGCGAAATGACCTACCGGCAGAATATCTTGGAGGAGAACAACTACGACCCACTGTTCAGCCGGGAGGTGTACGATATTAAAGTGCCGCTGCCGTTACCGAGAGACTTCAATCTAATCCAGTTTGTGGACGAT GGCAAAGGAATAGTAGCGAACGATTACGATATTACGAAGAACACGgtaacattttccatcgatgAAAACGACTACTTTACCGTGAGTTCGTCCCGTGGATCTTCCCGCACGGAGTTCATTGGGAACCTTATAACGAAACAGACGTTAACCAAAATTCAGCCAATTTCCCTGCAAATCTATGCTGAG gaTGAATGGAACCCACCAAGAAAATCCCAGGCGAGACTCACCATAAGCGGCGACCCAGTGATCGTATACATAACTCCCCCGGAGTTCGAACAAAGTCTGTACAAAATAAGCTACAAACTCGGGAACACATTCGAACCGATTCGCGTGAACCTAGTGGCGGGGTCGTACGACACCACGGTACAGTATCTGCTGTCCGGCGACGATAGCACATATTTCACCGTCACCCCGACGGCTGATCGTGGCAGCGCCACCCTAACCCTCCGATCTGGGACACAAGTcgataaaacgaaaacgattCTTAGTGTCACGGTTTCGGCGACACGCACCGGTACGGATAGTATCGGTCGGACGGCTCTGGTGGTGGATGTAGCAAGCGATCTGGCATTTGAACAGACGTTATACACAGGTAGCATCTCTACCGAGCGTGTCATTTCCCTCGATGCCGCCATCAGACTAATACCTTCCGCTGGCGTCGGTACTGTAACCGTCCAGTTGACCGGGGACGATGCAAAGTATTTTGCGGCAACGCTGACCAACAACCAGGTGTCCATCACCCGATCCGCACTGCTCACCGATGCGGTAGTGAAAGAGAAATATTTCTTCCTAGTCGGCATACAGGCGGAGAAAGCCTCCGTCGATGTTGGGGAGACACTTTTGGTGCTATCGGTTGCGAAAACGAACCTGCAGGTTCCACAGTTTGAGCAACCGGTGTACGAGGGTACCGTAACGGAAGCGGGAGTTGTGAGTGTGCCGACGGTAAAGATTTCCTCCGACAGCCTGGTTAGCGGCCTAACCTTCAGCTACACAGGTGACGTGGACCTATTCAGCATTACCGCGAGCCCCACTACCGGTACGATCAGTATCGTTCCAAATGGGATCACACCTGAAAAGCTGGCGGATAAAAGCTACCTACTGGTGACCGTTACCGGGAAGCTGGGAGACGTCGACGCAGCACACGCCGTAATCGTTATGAGGGTGGTTCGGGCAGCGATCGTGCTGCCAAAGTTCTCCAAACCCTATCTCGAGGGTCAGCTGTTGGAGAAAACGCTCGAACTGCGCGTACCGAACGTGGAGCTCGCGGTGacttcattttccaccagcaccGAAATCAAGCTAACCGACGCACTAGGGTTTTTCGCCATCCAGGAGTTCTTTCCGCCCAATGTGTTCCAGGTGTTTCTGCGTGGAAATGTGACGAGCGAATCGTTGCGTGGAATTGATCGCATTCCGCTGACGGTGGAGGCTAAAAATCCCAACTCCGAAGCAGTCTACTGTGTCATCACCGTCGATGTTGTGCGGGTTACACCACCCGCCTTCGAACGGCTGATCTACGAAGGAGTGATCGACGATTCGAAACTACTTGTCGAGTCGATAACTGCGAAGCTCACGTCCGAAACGCTGGACGAAACGGTGCAGTACTCGTTGGACGGAACCGATGCTGCGTACTTCTTGCTCGATTCCACCACCACGGACGGTGTATCGGTAAAGCTGCGAGCTGCCTTAACGGACAGTGAGTTCGAGAGTCGTGATATGTTTCAGTTTAGCCTGAAGGCAACAAAACAACTCGCCGCCAGCGATGCGATCGTACCCGTTGTCGTCTACATTAAGCGACCACTGGTAAAAATTCCAAAGTTTGAAAAACCTCTCTACAAATCGCGGGTTAACAGCGAGCTGCAGCTGGTTCCATTCGAAACGATCGTGCTTGAGCCGGGTACGTACCTGAACACGGCAACCATTTCGATCCAAAATAGCAACTCGGACCTATTTGGGGTCACACTCCAGCAGCAGGGAGTAGTCACGATCCGACTGCTCAAGGAACTGGACCAAGCAACGGTAAATGGGCTCGATCGTTTCGAGTTTATACTGGAGTGTACTAATCCAGCCATGGCATCCGGGTTCGCCACCATCGTCATCGACATTGATCGCGCCGTAGATCCGGAGTTCACGCAGTTCTTCTACACCGGCGAGGTTCAACAGGGTGCCAAAGAGATCGTATTCGATCGCAATATAATGCTCAGGTCGGAAACGATCAGCACCGGCACTACGTATAACATACAAGGGGTGGACAGTGCACTGGTTCGCTATGTAGTATCATCGACCGATCAAACCCTTGGGTTCTTCCTTCGAGACGAAGTGACCGTCGAGCAGCTAAAGACCCGATCGGACCTTAGCTTCGCCGTGGTAGCCACCAACCCCAGGAGTAACAAGCCGGCCGTAACCTCATGCTCGGTTAAAATAAACCGCGAACCACAACCTTCCTTCACGCAATCATCGTTTCAGGGAAAAATTGTCGAAGGGCAAACACTGGTGAACTTTGGTGATGCACCGATCGCTTGGGAACCGGACACGGTAACAGCTGCGACGATCTTCACGATCGTATCCAGCTCACCGGCCGATTTTTTCGAGGTTGCAGTGACGGAAGACCTCAGAACGGCCACAGTCCGGTTGCGATCGGAAGTTCGATGGGATCAGGTTCGGTCACACCTGTACTTCAAACTCGTCCTACAGGCGGTCACACCCGGTGCACAAGCGGCTGAGTGTACGCTGTTGGTGGAGGTAGAAAACCAACCCACCATTACGCCGGCCTTTACGAAATCGATCTACCGCGGATCGCTTCAGCAGGGCACCAAGGAGGTGATCTTTTCGGCCGCGGAAACGATTACCGTCAAAGCGGACACTATGATGGAGACGTTTCAGTACGTGACCTCCTCCGAGGATGACGCAGCGCTGTTTGATGTGGCGCTGGTCGATGGAAACAAGCTGAAGGTATCGCTGAAAGAAGCCGTAGATGCGTCGAGCATCGAGGGGCGCGATCTTCTAAGcttcaacatcaacatcaacaaccaGTACAGTGCCGTCGACACGGCGACGGTAGTGATCACCATAAAGCTGGATGATATCATCAGTCCGACCTTCGGTAAGCTGCTGTACTCGGGCGCTATCACCGAGGGCACCCAGGAGCTTCGGCTCGAAGAGACAATCCAGCTGAGTGTGGGTACATACACTGACAATACCGAAGTGGGTATCGGCGGCGCTGATGCTAAGTATTTCACCCTTACGCGCACGGGAGCCCGGATCGAGATGACGCTTGTCGGTTCCCTGGACTGGTCCGAATTGACTTCCACCGGACCCGGAGGATACCTTAGTGTGTACATCCAGGCAACCAATCCCGGTAGTGACACTGCAACCGCGTTTGTTCTGATCGACATCGAGCAAATCCAGCAGCCACAATTTGCACAGGCCGCGGTCCATGGCCACCTCGAGGGTGGATCGCTCGAGGTAATCTTCATCGATGGATCCGAGCTGAAGATTGTGTCCGGAAGTACAGAGCCAGGTTTGCAGTGGAATCTAGCAGGCGACGACTATTTACTGTTCGATGGATCGTTAAACGATGATCTGTTCAAGTTCAGATTGAAAGATACCGTCACAGCAGCACAATTAGGTTCAAGAACTTTGTTCCAGTTTAGTGTTACCCTGAAGAACCCCAACAGTGGCACCGTGGAAGCTAGTGTTATCGTAAACCGGAAGCTACCGACGCCCTTATTCACAAAGCCCGTTTACTATGGAGCGTTCGATGGAGATCTCCGCTTAAGCCTCGTCGATGTAGTAGAATTAACGGAGGGCAGCTTTACGTTCGGTACCTTAATCACTGCAGTTGAAACAAACGTGGACTTTTTAGCCGTCGAGCAAAGCGAACGACGTGTGGAGATGGCACTGACTCGCGCTCTAACGTTGGATGATTTCCGAGGGCTTCAGGTGGTGCATGTTGCACTAGAAGCCCGTATCAATGACGATGTAAAAGGCACCTGTTCGGTACTACTAACCGTTCCGGAGGGAA CACCGTGCGTTCCTCTGCCACCGATAGTGGATTGCACCAGTTGCTACAACTGTACAACAGGCGGTGTTGAGGACGATGTCCCCGTATTTCCATACGGAAACTTCCGGTACCAGCTTCGGCGAGATACCCGTGGCCCCATCGGGTCAGTGACGGCTACAGCAAAGGACCCATCGGCTATCGTAGAGCACCAATTGGAGATTACGGACG AATATCTCAAAACTTTTATTTCGATAACTCCCGAGGGAACACTGTCCTTGCTGCAGCCAATCGTACCAAACGTGTACAGCTTTCTCGTGCATGCGACGAACACCGTTGCTAGGAAACAGTCCTCAGCAAGCGTGCTCTTAAACGTTCTCAATGCGTACGAATGCACGGAGGGCGACAAACAGGTAACGGTGGATCAGTCCCTTTATGTGCAGCATCTCGACGAGGAGCGAGCACACACGACCATCTTCCCGACCCAGCTAGACACGGCCTGTACCTACGAGCTGCTGAGCGAGCATCCAACCGGCGTACTACAACCCTATTTCTACATCGACACCGAGACGAATTGGCTCGCTTCGCGAAGTTTCGATCGGGAGAATCGCGAACTATTTGGCGATATGATGGTGCCTCAATTCCGTCTCCAGTTGCAACTTCGGTGTGACACCGAGCGGCAACAAACGGCGACACGATCACTCGTTAAGCGGTCCCTCGTTGAGACGGAGTCGATCAACTATGCGCCAGACCTAACggtcatcagcatcatcgtgGACGATATTAACGATAACGATCCGGTGTTCGTGCAGCCACCGGATGCATCAGGTGGCACGATACATCTCGGCTACCCGGAGCCCTCGTTGGCCACCAGGTTGATGCTGGCACAGTTAACCCGAATACAGGCGACGGACGTTGACGAAGGGCTGAATGCCAAAATCCGGTACAGTTTGGTCGATTCGGCTGGACACTTTGTAGTCGATCCGGAGGAGGGCCTAGTTTACCCAACTAGCGACGCTTTGCGCGAAACAAACGAGGTGGAGATCGTGGCGATCGCGACAGATCGTGATGGTGCCAGCGATGGGCGTAGCACGAGACTTCCGATGGTCGTCCATCGGTTAGCGAGTGATCAAATTGCCATCGTCTCATACACGTTGATCGGAGGAACCACGTGGCAGGACTTGGTTGATCAAATCAACCGGCAGGATAACTTTAAGGTTCAACTATTGCACCAGGCGTACGTTCCTTCGAGTGAGCCTAGTCAAACCGAGAGGAGAAGTGCTCGACAAGCCCTGGAGTCCAGGAGGCCTTTGCGATTGGTGGTATACGCCTTTGACAATAACAACCAACCGATGGATACAGACTCTATTCGAAG CGGCATTCGGCGGGCAGTCCCAAGTATTGACGACACGGCAATAGTTTCTTTCGGTGAGGCCGTATGCTCCACGGATCCAAACTATTGTGCGGACGGTTTATCGGGTAGCAACGTCGGTCTGATTGCGTCCACCTCCGTACTAGGAGCGCTATTCGCAATCAGTCTGGCTATCGGCAGTGTGCTATACGTGCGCTACGTGCGTCCACTGTCGAAGAACGCAAACAGTGATCCATCCGACGTCGAACAGCTGGAAAATGATTTCGATCCCAGCCCCCCTTCGACGCCACCGGCGAAAAGGGAACAGGAACCAACCATCCTGGAGGAGGTTCAGGGACAAGATCGGAAAATATCGATCAACATTGCCGGTATAACCATGCAAG AATCCGTGGACGACCATGGCGAGCCACATCGGCTAGCGCGTACCTTGACCGACCGGCTAGAGGAAGAGGATGAGTACGGCGCATCGTCTAGTGACACTTTCGGATCAGCGATTCCTAGTTCGGAGccgaaaaatgtgaaatttaACGAGGTTGTCGAAAGGATAGAGGTTCAGGAACACCACAGCGACAACGAAgacaacgatgacgacgatggtggTGGCGATGATGCGATATATGAGGAACGATTATGA